A region of Deinococcus rubellus DNA encodes the following proteins:
- a CDS encoding FtsW/RodA/SpoVE family cell cycle protein, translating to MSANLLLAQVLLLVLGTLAVGTADPDRLPDQVIKAVVAILLTAGLSQLRPKVFLKLATPAWLFALLLLVLVRFIGHGTETSPGTKRWLFNGALQFQPSEFAKLALILMLASFFARRGVYRKLISATGMIALTTMLVLIEPDLGTTVLMFSLGIVLMYAAGVRFTNITALLFALALLALPWLSIYLERHPYIFNRLTSFLARGDDAQNVVVKGLDQIGMAHRDLSFGGIWGQGPEAPRYPYFADHTDLAIASVGFSTGLLGVTMVIFAYWLVVSTALQVGQLAARVRPMTPNLHGASIMATGAMYMIVGQAFVNLAVAAGVFPVTGVPLPLVSYGFSSMLSISIALAVIHSALREVKSALPEEEQTPELIAAD from the coding sequence ATGAGTGCCAATCTGCTACTGGCCCAGGTCCTCTTGCTGGTACTGGGCACGCTGGCCGTCGGCACCGCCGACCCGGACCGCTTGCCGGATCAGGTCATCAAGGCGGTGGTGGCCATCCTGCTCACCGCCGGGCTGTCACAGTTGCGGCCCAAGGTCTTCCTCAAGCTGGCCACACCCGCCTGGCTGTTCGCCCTGCTGCTCCTGGTGCTGGTGCGCTTCATCGGTCACGGCACAGAAACATCTCCCGGCACCAAGCGGTGGCTGTTCAACGGTGCGCTGCAATTTCAGCCGTCCGAGTTCGCCAAACTGGCCCTGATTCTGATGCTGGCGAGCTTCTTCGCACGCCGGGGGGTCTACCGCAAGCTGATCTCGGCCACCGGCATGATCGCCCTGACCACCATGCTGGTGCTGATCGAACCGGACCTGGGCACCACCGTCTTGATGTTCTCGCTCGGCATCGTGCTGATGTACGCCGCCGGGGTGCGGTTTACCAACATCACGGCGCTGCTGTTTGCCCTGGCACTGCTGGCCCTCCCCTGGCTGAGCATTTATCTGGAGCGCCATCCCTACATCTTCAACCGCCTGACCTCGTTTCTCGCGCGCGGCGACGATGCCCAGAACGTGGTGGTCAAGGGCCTCGACCAGATCGGCATGGCCCACCGCGATCTGAGTTTCGGCGGCATCTGGGGCCAGGGACCCGAGGCCCCGCGCTATCCGTACTTCGCCGACCACACTGACCTGGCCATTGCCTCAGTGGGCTTTTCCACTGGGCTGCTGGGCGTCACCATGGTCATCTTCGCCTACTGGCTGGTGGTGTCCACCGCCCTGCAAGTCGGCCAGCTCGCCGCCCGCGTGCGCCCGATGACGCCCAACCTGCACGGAGCCAGCATCATGGCCACCGGGGCAATGTATATGATCGTGGGCCAGGCGTTCGTGAATCTGGCGGTGGCGGCGGGTGTCTTCCCGGTGACGGGCGTGCCGCTGCCACTGGTCAGCTACGGATTTTCCAGCATGCTGAGCATCTCGATTGCCCTGGCGGTCATTCACTCGGCCCTGCGCGAGGTGAAGAGTGCCCTGCCCGAAGAGGAGCAGACGCCGGAGCTGATCGCGGCAGACTGA
- the murG gene encoding undecaprenyldiphospho-muramoylpentapeptide beta-N-acetylglucosaminyltransferase, translating to MSEVVLSTGGTGGHIYPAVATAFELLSRGHQVTLLGQRGGMEERIAAEQSLNFFGVQAGKLARSGQGRADPRELLRAGSGLVEARRWLSRTRPAVVVGFGGFASLPGVLAAQSLGLPTVLHEQNARLGLTQRLAVRLARAVGTAYPVVAGLSGRKAVLVGMPVREERLERTEALTRLNLDPQRLTLFIMGGSQGSLALNNVLPEVLRATFPGGGSVHGPIQVLHACGPRWISNVAPRVADLEWYSVEGYVDAVAAWSAADIAVTRAGTGALAEAAFYGVPTLMVPLPESSENHQLFNARAVAAADAGQVIEQPSVSAQMGGAVLECLEPQRRRAMQSAALARSPAGATGRLTDLVLAHARREAT from the coding sequence ATGAGCGAAGTCGTTTTGTCCACGGGCGGCACGGGTGGACACATCTACCCGGCGGTGGCCACCGCCTTTGAGCTGCTCTCACGCGGCCACCAGGTCACCTTGCTGGGCCAGCGCGGCGGCATGGAGGAGCGCATCGCCGCCGAGCAGAGCCTGAACTTCTTCGGCGTGCAGGCGGGCAAGCTGGCCCGCAGCGGTCAGGGCCGGGCCGACCCACGTGAGCTGCTGCGGGCCGGGAGCGGGCTGGTGGAGGCCCGGCGCTGGCTGAGCCGCACCCGCCCGGCAGTGGTGGTGGGCTTCGGCGGCTTTGCCAGCTTACCAGGGGTGCTGGCCGCCCAGAGCCTGGGGCTGCCTACCGTGCTGCACGAGCAGAATGCCCGCCTGGGTCTGACCCAGCGCCTGGCCGTGCGCCTCGCCAGAGCGGTGGGCACCGCCTACCCGGTGGTGGCCGGGCTGAGTGGGCGCAAGGCCGTGCTGGTCGGCATGCCAGTGCGTGAGGAGCGCCTGGAGCGCACGGAGGCGCTGACCCGGCTGAACCTCGACCCGCAGCGCCTGACTTTGTTCATCATGGGCGGCTCACAGGGCAGCCTGGCACTCAACAACGTGCTGCCGGAAGTGCTGCGGGCCACTTTCCCCGGCGGCGGGTCGGTTCACGGCCCCATTCAGGTGCTGCATGCCTGCGGGCCGCGCTGGATCAGCAACGTCGCGCCGCGCGTGGCCGATCTGGAGTGGTACAGCGTCGAAGGCTACGTGGACGCGGTGGCGGCCTGGTCGGCGGCGGATATCGCGGTCACGCGGGCGGGCACCGGCGCACTGGCCGAGGCGGCCTTCTACGGCGTGCCGACGTTGATGGTGCCGCTGCCAGAATCCTCGGAGAACCATCAGCTCTTTAATGCCCGCGCGGTGGCGGCAGCGGACGCGGGGCAGGTGATCGAGCAGCCCAGCGTGTCGGCCCAGATGGGCGGGGCGGTGTTAGAGTGTCTGGAGCCGCAGCGCCGCCGCGCCATGCAGAGCGCCGCCCTGGCCCGCAGCCCTGCGGGAGCCACCGGGCGGCTGACTGATCTGGTGCTGGCCCACGCCCGGCGAGAGGCCACATGA